The Vicia villosa cultivar HV-30 ecotype Madison, WI linkage group LG1, Vvil1.0, whole genome shotgun sequence genome includes a region encoding these proteins:
- the LOC131645035 gene encoding sulfite exporter TauE/SafE family protein 2-like, with translation MRTNSILLLILITFFAFNPSNAKQTQPFSTMLNINNILDKLPQLKPLTQGFQESQLQISAPLVVAGILCFIASSISSAGGIGGGGIFIPILTIVAGLDLKVASSISAFMVTGGSVANVICYMFTTSPKFGGKSLIDYDIALSSEPCMLLGVSVGVICNLVFPEWLITLMFAVFLAWSTSKTCKSGVMFWSIESEEIRVNGVEEMEKGLLEKETSNKGLVRLLHKENDGSEKVEENLIMVAKVNRDKLCVPWLKLGVLLLVWLSFFSIYLLRGNGNGNGQRIIPMEPCGIGYWIISSVQVPLAVIFTGWMVFRKETLQDPSLIPEVQCQNRNCPSNKLVFPLMALLAGILGGVFGIGGGMLISPLLLQVGIAPEVTAATCSFMVFFSSTMSALQYLLLGMEHVETALILAIMCFFASLVGLLVVQKVIGKYGRPSIIVFSVSIVMSLSVVLMTSFGAIKVWEDYKSGKYMGFKLPC, from the exons ATGAGAACAAATAGTATTTTACTTCTAATTCTCATCACCTTCTTTGCTTTCAACCCTTCAAATGCAAAACAAACACAACCCTTCTCAACTATGCTCAATATCAACAATATTCTAGACAAACTTCCTCAGTTGAAACCTCTAACACAAGGATTCCAAGAGTCACAGTTGCAGATTTCAGCTCCTTTGGTAGTAGCTGGAATCCTATGCTTCATAGCTTCATCAATATCAAGTGCTGGTGGAATAGGTGGTGGTGGAATTTTCATACCTATACTAACTATAGTAGCTGGTTTGGACTTGAAAGTAGCTTCAAGTATTTCAGCTTTCATGGTCACAGGAGGATCAGTTGCAAATGTTATATGCTACATGTTTACAACAAGTCCAAAATTTGGTGGAAAATCATTGATTGATTATGATATAGCACTTTCATCTGAACCTTGTATGTTACTAGGAGTGAGTGTTGGTGTTATTTGTAACCTTGTTTTTCCAGAATGGTTGATAACTTTAATGTTTGCTGTTTTTCTTGCTTGGTCTACCTCAAAAACATGTAAAAGTGGAGTGATGTTTTGGAGTATTGAATCAGAAGAAATAAGGGTTAATGGAGTTGAGGAAATGGAAAAAGGGTTGCTAGAGAAAGAGACTAGTAATAAAGGGTTGGTGAGGTTACTGCATAAGGAAAATGATGGGTCAGAAAAAGTTGAAGAGAATCTTATAATGGTTGCTAAAGTAAATAGAGACAAGTTGTGTGTTCCTTGGTTGAAATTGGGAGTGTTGCTTTTGGTGTGGTTGTCTTTCTTTTCCATTTATCTTCTTCGTGGCAATGGCAATGGAAATGGACAG AGAATCATTCCAATGGAACCATGTGGCATAGGATACTGGATAATCTCATCAGTTCAAGTACCACTAGCTGTCATTTTCACTGGTTGGATGgtatttagaaaagaaactcttCAAGACCCATCTCTTATACCAGAGGTACAATGTCAGAACAGAAATTGTCCTTCAAATAAGCTTGTTTTCCCTTTGATGGCACTACTAGCAGGAATATTAGGCGGTGTTTTCGGAATCGGAGGTGGAATGCTTATAAGTCCACTTCTTCTTCAAGTCGGAATCGCTCCTGAGGTAACAGCGGCAACATGTTCTTTCATGGTTTTCTTTTCGTCTACGATGTCGGCATTGCAGTATCTGTTGTTGGGAATGGAGCATGTAGAGACTGCACTTATATTGGCCATAATGTGTTTTTTTGCATCACTTGTTGGATTATTAGTTGTGCAGAAAGTAATTGGAAAATATGGAAGACCTTCAATAATAGTGTTTTCAGTTAGCATAGTTATGTCTTTAAGTGTTGTTCTTATGACTAGCTTTGGGGCCATTAAGGTTTGGGAAGATTACAAGTCAGGGAAATATATGGGGTTTAAACTACCATGTTAA